CCGCCATCTGGCTACGAGGCCAGACGGTTCGAGATGGACAACGGGGACATCGCGCTTTTCGCCTGGAACGACCACGGCGCCTACTGGATGGGGAACACCGAGACGCCGGAGGCGCTCTGGCGGACGGAAAAATATGCCTTTTCGGAGGTCCCGGACCCGATCAGCGACTGGGTCGAACGCGAACTGCTTGCGCAGTTACACGAGGAGACCCCGTGGCTCGAATCGTATCCACACCTCTCCTGGTTTTTCCTCCCGGTCTTTCTCTCGAAGGACGGCCGTGAGACCTCCCGGGCGTTCTTCACCGACCACGCGGCCGGCTTCCCGATCGACGACCCGGAACCGGCCCTGCAGTTCTACGAATCCTTCCTCGAAACTGGCGTGCTCGACGAGTACCGGCACCTGATGGCCGGGAAACTCGGAACCTCGGAGGCGCTCAACCTGATCCGCATGACCGCAGCGATGGGAGAGTTCAACGCGGCCTATCTCCTCGATGCGGCGGGGTACGATCTCGTCCCCGAGGCGCCCGTCTCGACCGGCCATTCCCTCGATTTCCGGGTCGAAGGTGAGGATGGATCCCATCTCGCCGAGGTGACCCACCCGGCGCCGCCACACCGACGCAGCGTGAGTTCGGCCGTGGAGGCCGTCAGGCAAACGGCCGCGACCAAAGTCGACGGACAACTCGACGCACACGGCGGCGGCGTCCTGCTGATGGTCGACTGTTCGAGTTTCACGAACGAGGAGTGGCAGGCCGTCTCGAGTGCGAAACCAGCAGTGGGTCACCGACCCGCCGTGGTTTACAGGCTTCGTCCCGACGGGACGACGGCTGGGTACGCCGACGGACACGTTCCACTGGACCTCGGTACCCTGGCCTGATCAGGGCTCCGTGGCTACAAGCTTATTGCCTCTTGGTACCATGTGTCATGCATGAGTGTCACGATACGCCATCCCACGGAACGGGCCTGTCTCCGCTGTGAGCGTGAAGAAATCTGGCAGGAGGACGAAGGAACCTGGCGCGCGAAGGCAACTGGACGGATCTACTGCGTGCACGAGTGGAACGTGACTGGCACCTTTTCCCCGATTGACGTGTAAGCTCGGAGGATTCAAGCGCCGGGGCCACCAACGAACTGACGTGTCCGAGCCACGCCACGAGCGGCTAACCGCTCGCAAAACCCCGGGAGACCGGAACGCACTCCACTACTGGCAAGCGGCCAAACCCCTCTGGATCGTGGCCCGGAACTACGCGGCGATCGTCCTGGCCCGGCACTCGCCCAGCCTCCGGTTGAAAAACTGGCTGTTCCGACGGCTCGGGATGGAAATCGAGTCCGGAGCGACGTGGGCCCTCGAATCGACGCCCGACGTCTTCTTTCCGGAGTTGATCACCGTCGAGTCCGAGGCGATCGTGGGCTATGACGCGACGATCCTCTGTCACGAGTTCCTTCAGGACGAGTACCGGACTGGCCCCGTCCGGATCGGCGAGCGAGCCATGATCGGGGCCGGTGCAATTGTGCTCCCGGGCGTCGAAATCGGAGCCGACTCGCAAGTCGCGGCGAACTCGCTAGTGACAGAAGACGTGCCACCCGGCGAGACCGTCGCGGGAGTTCCAGCCGAACCCGTCGATTAGGCGTCGAGGACCAGTGTCGCGCCGTTTTTGAGGACGAGATGGTTCGGGACGAGATACACCCGACCGTCCTCTTCAATTTTCGTCACGAACAGCTGGACCTCCTGGACGACACCCTCACGTTCCCCGACCGCGATCCGATCACCGATGGTGTAGGGTTGGGTCAGCAGGAGGAATAGTCCGGCTCCGCCCGCCGCGAGCAACTGGTGGAGGGCCGCGGCGAGCAACACGATGATAGCAAGCAGGTAGGCCCCCAAGAGGAGGACCAGGACGCCGACCGCGACTCCGATCTGTGCGAGTGCCAGAAGCGCCGCGACGAAGATCACCGTGTACCGGAGGAGTTGGCCAACGAGAGTTATCTCCGGAAACTTGATCCCCT
This region of Halodesulfurarchaeum sp. HSR-GB genomic DNA includes:
- a CDS encoding DUF5784 family protein, translated to MASLLRFRRSTESWSAGTVQDRLYRPLNSKLGATSSTPWFAPPSGYEARRFEMDNGDIALFAWNDHGAYWMGNTETPEALWRTEKYAFSEVPDPISDWVERELLAQLHEETPWLESYPHLSWFFLPVFLSKDGRETSRAFFTDHAAGFPIDDPEPALQFYESFLETGVLDEYRHLMAGKLGTSEALNLIRMTAAMGEFNAAYLLDAAGYDLVPEAPVSTGHSLDFRVEGEDGSHLAEVTHPAPPHRRSVSSAVEAVRQTAATKVDGQLDAHGGGVLLMVDCSSFTNEEWQAVSSAKPAVGHRPAVVYRLRPDGTTAGYADGHVPLDLGTLA
- a CDS encoding HEWD family protein — protein: MSVTIRHPTERACLRCEREEIWQEDEGTWRAKATGRIYCVHEWNVTGTFSPIDV
- a CDS encoding acyltransferase, translated to MSEPRHERLTARKTPGDRNALHYWQAAKPLWIVARNYAAIVLARHSPSLRLKNWLFRRLGMEIESGATWALESTPDVFFPELITVESEAIVGYDATILCHEFLQDEYRTGPVRIGERAMIGAGAIVLPGVEIGADSQVAANSLVTEDVPPGETVAGVPAEPVD